The following are encoded together in the Babesia microti strain RI chromosome II, complete genome genome:
- a CDS encoding hypothetical protein (overlaps_old_locusTagID:BBM_II01985;~overlaps_old_locusTagID:BBM_II01990;~overlaps_old_locusTagID:BBM_II01995): protein MPQSIMKYPHDRGSKRFIFEICIHRLTLSVPVRTYVNFVWVGGTHRSQNCNPVELEANSQYHRINQKLVLHQSFNGNSNGGKYSTVYEPRLTRLKVVEADQYSKHKVLAECMIDLSEFLETPNDGLLSIPLGGSNDPNAAIRISVNVTAFLKGDDEAVSVSSVLSTISEFPGDLQSEHKWDPNASISRTCMLHEYGSEDIYKTINRMATKLSKVEREIQSKTIKLSKVNRQNMDEINGMKAQLELQIAQKDKQIKILVNQLDEMHTALAISHQRELELGGAISEVEENDESLDNYKKKYVRKVRASSMDNGEFVTTKHYESIVHDEVAKYVPVYPSKSHGRSRTYVPIRSHSREYMHHSIEDEYIEPDTLSTKVKQLAIPDDDKEYYINQNNKLKDAIRELESELKYKGSTMTKEPTTRLRSGTLPRSYSREESYVHVEAKNCGSNIGTHIGTNFVETPLHMRPYGSRIGSSRPFEPVYNRIPTGYPKSGVSLNDRSSLPRDVNSCFANSARANNLTGPGQYFHSYKSITKQTSATNMVNPREDPPLFHVRRVIGYSKPQPGSDHLFPVQTNVKATSGIGVPTSKNANTVDLESKIMGLEMELATTKVALADSETRREADKNVFTKQLSEAK, encoded by the exons ATGCCCCAATCAATAATGAAATACCCACATGACAGAGGCAGTAAGAGGTTTATCTTCGAAATATGCATACATCGTCTAACCCTTTCAGTTCCAGTTCGTACCTATGTCAATTTTGTATGGGTCGGAG gcacTCATAGAAGTCAAAATTGCAACCCAGTAGAGCTTGAGGCTAATAGTCAATACCACCGTATCAACCAAAAACTGGTCCTGCATCAATCATTTAATGGAAACAGCAATGGTGGTAAATACTCCACTGTTTATGAGCCTAGATTGACAAGACTTAAG GTTGTAGAAGCAGATCAGTATTCGAAGCATAAAGTACTGGCGGAGTGTATGATTGACCTATCCGAATTTTTAGAGACGCCAAATGATGGACTTTTGTCCATTCCCTTGGGAGGCTCTAATGATCCAAACGCGGCAATACGAATTAGCGTTAATGTTACAGCATTTTTGAAAGGAG ACGACGAGGCTGTAAGTGTATCATCAGTACTATCAACTATTTCGGAATTCCCTGGAGATCTACAAT cGGAACATAAATGGGACCCTAACGCTAGCATATCTAGAACCTGTATGCTGCATGAATATGGTAGTGAagatatttacaaaacaattaatcGCATGGCCACCAAGCTCTCAAAGGTTGAAAGGGAAATTCAATCTAAGACTATAAAGTTGAGCAAGGTTAACAGGCAAAATATGGATGAGATTAATGGTATGAAGGCACAACTGGAGCTACAAATTGCCCAGAAAGATAAACAAATCAAGATCTTAGTAAATCAGCTAGACGAGATGCATACCGCATTGGCCATATCTCACCAAAGAGAACTAGAGCTTGGGGGTGCCATTAGTGAAGTAGaagaaaatgatgaatctTTAGATAATTATAAGAAAAAATATGTAAGGAAGGTTAGAGCTTCCAGTATGGATAATGGAGAATTTGTAACCACGAAACACTATGAAAGCATAGTACATGATGAAGTTGCCAAGTACGTTCCTGTATATCCATCAAAATCGCATGG tcGTTCAAGGACATATGTACCTATAAGGAGTCATTCTAGAG AGTACATGCACCATTCCATTGAAGATGAGTATATCGAACCAGACACTCTGTCTACTAAAGTTAAGCAACTAGCCATCCCAGATGACGACAAAGAGTATTACATCAatcaaaataataagtTGAAG GATGCCATAAGGGAATTAGAATCAGAATTGAAGTACAAGGGTTCAACTATGACAAAAGAACCCACCACGCGTCTCAGATCTGGAACACTTCCTAGATCTTATTCGAGGGAAGAATCATATGTGCACGTGGAAGCTAAG AATTGCGGCAGCAACATAGGCACCCATATAGGCACCAATTTTGTTGAAACACCACTTCATATGCGCCCCTATGGGTCAAGGATTGGAAGCAGTAGACCATTTGAACCCGTTTACAATCGCATACCGACAGGATATCCAAAAAGTGGAGTTTCATTAAATGACAGATCGTCATTACCAAGAGAT GTAAACTCATGTTTCGCCAATTCCGCTAGAGCAAACAACTTAACTGGCCCTGGGCAATACTTTCACAGCTACAAATCCATAACCAAACAAACCAGCGCGACCAACATGGTAAATCCTAGGGAAGATCCGCCCCTATTCCACGTTAGAAGGGTAATAGGTTATAGCAAACCACAGCCGGGAAGTGACCACCTTTTTCCTGTACAAACTA ACGTAAAGGCAACTAGTGGTATAGGTGTCCCTACCAGCAAAAATGCGAATACAGTTGATTTGGAATCCAAGATCATGGGTTTGGAGATg gaatTAGCAACAACCAAAGTTGCCTTGGCTGATAGCGAGACACGAAGAGAGGCGGATAAAAATGTGTTCACTAAACAATTATCCGAAGCAAAGTAA
- a CDS encoding methionyl-tRNA synthetase (overlaps_old_locusTagID:BBM_II02000;~overlaps_old_locusTagID:BBM_II02005), giving the protein MQYTLLLDPSCYHSFACYLASAQFNFPAKIEIAADVNIENRLVSEEYNLSKFKDKKLQIATLDTKPVLIVNIGNDLIKIKGIRAILLYIYRYTIKDIDNFYNIYHYFDLLERLEALLTGVNKLHIDNILQKLDDHLSTSDYLLDKITPVDIYLYSMLSAMHNFHWKNLSKFHSNLHMFANHLSKFKLTQQFYDYSTQPYDNLSVDIKKCKNYYIATAIAYTNGLPHLGHVYEMIISDVIARYHSIIGKNVLLGVGSDEHGQKIANTASKHGKLPIEICNEYQSKFVECYKSMNVDYSIFTRTTSDKHKKLCRFMWEKIKNKGDIYLNRYRGWYNEREETFIAPNEAKLNDYKDPQNGMPYQIMEEESYFFRMSKYQHKLIEYIDSNPHFIQPEIRRNDIIARLSVPLEDLSISRTSFSWGIKVPDSDNHIMYVWFDALLNYITAVSDNDCNVSDYWPPEMIIIGKDISWFHSVILSTILMAADLPLPKSIICHGFIHASDGRKMSKSFQNVIDPMELLMAFPCDTIRYYLIKSCILGQDIKFGTDFLTDAHNNELSDCIGNLVHRVTGLCAKFCDSKVPEINTSVTLQKPFQVMKVLNKIQDFYAKNDLYNATNFAVDAWRETNKYLTNISPWSISDKCIQNEAIRVLLNSIYILAHLIYPVIPESSNEIFARLHTPKRMLSKLSPWFDNLASGTKIEVRDVLFTKIT; this is encoded by the coding sequence GCAATATACTTTATTACTTGATCCTTCATGTTACCATTCATTCGCTTGTTACCTAGCCTCTGCACAATTCAACTTCCCGGCGAAAATAGAAATTGCAGCTGATGTCAATATAGAAAATAGATTAGTTTCAGaagaatataatttatcaaaattcaaagataaaaaattgcaaatagCAACGTTAGACACCAAGCCAGTATTGATTGTTAACATTGGTAATGATCTGATTAAGATCAAGGGCATTAGGGCAATACTGCTATACATATATCGCTACACTATTAAggatattgataatttttacaacatATACCACTATTTTGATCTGCTGGAAAGGTTGGAGGCTTTGCTTACCGGTGTAAACAAATTGCACATTGATAATATCCTCCAGAAATTGGATGATCATTTATCAACTTCCGATTATCtattagataaaattacacCCGTTGATATATATCTTTACTCAATGTTATCAGCAATGCACAATTTTCATtggaaaaatttatcaaaatttcattcaAACCTACACATGTTTGCAAATCACTTATCAAAGTTTAAATTGACGCAACAATTTTACGATTATTCCACACAACCCTATGATAATCTTTCAGTGGACATTAAGAAATGTAAAAACTATTACATTGCAACCGCCATCGCCTACACAAATGGACTACCTCACCTGGGTCATGTATATGAAATGATTATATCCGATGTTATTGCAAGATACCATTCGATTATAGGCAAAAATGTTTTATTAGGTGTAGGATCTGATGAGCATGGGCAGAAAATTGCAAACACCGCTTCAAAACATGGAAAATTACCCATTGAAATTTGCAATGAATATCAAAGTAAATTTGTCGAGTGTTACAAAAGTATGAATGTAGATTATAGTATTTTCACCCGAACAACCAGTGATAAacacaaaaaattgtgCCGTTTTATGTGGGAGAAAATTAAGAATAAGGGggatatatatttgaatagGTATAGGGGTTGGTACAATGAAAGGGAGGAGACATTTATAGCCCCAAATGAAgcaaaattaaatgattataaGGATCCACAGAACGGAATGCCATATCAAATTATGGAGGAGGAATCATATTTCTTCAGAATGtcaaaatatcaacatAAATTAATAGAGTACATTGATTCAAACCCTCACTTTATCCAGCCCGAAATTAGAAgaaatgatattattgcCAGGCTTAGTGTACCTTTGGAAGATTTGTCCATCAGCAGAACCAGTTTTTCTTGGGGAATAAAAGTCCCCGACTCTGATAATCACATAATGTACGTCTGGTTCGATGCTTTACTCAATTACATAACTGCGGTATCCGATAATGATTGTAACGTTAGTGATTATTGGCCTCctgaaatgataataattggCAAAGACATTTCCTGGTTCCATTCGGTAATCCTATCTACTATCTTAATGGCGGCTGATTTGCCCCTACCAAAATCTATTATATGCCATGGATTCATCCATGCTTCTGATGGAAGAAAAATGTCTAAAAGTTTCCAAAACGTTATCGACCCAATGGAGCTTCTAATGGCCTTTCCATGTGATACAAttagatattatttaataaaatctTGCATATTAGGGCAAGATATCAAGTTTGGCACGGACTTTCTTACAGATGCAcataataatgaattgtCCGATTGCATTGGGAATTTGGTGCACAGAGTCACTGGATTATGtgcaaaattttgtgattCCAAAGTGCCAGAAATAAACACGAGTGTGACTTTGCAAAAGCCATTCCAGGTTATGAAGGTTTTGAATAAAATTCAAGATTTTTATGCCAAAAACGATCTATATAATGCTACAAATTTTGCAGTAGATGCATGGCGAgaaactaataaatatttgactaATATTTCCCCATGGTCTATCAGCGATAAATGCATACAAAATGAAGCGATCCGTGTTCTACTTAATTCCATATACATTCTGGCTCATTTGATCTATCCGGTAATCCCTGAATCttcaaatgaaatatttgccaGATTACATACCCCAAAACGTATGTTGTCTAAATTATCTCCTTGGTTTGACAATTTGGCATCCGGAACCAAAATTGAAGTTAGGGACGTGTTATTTACGAAAATTACCTAA